GGTGTGGTAGTTCGGGTTGCGGAAGTTGGCCGTGTCGGTCAGCATCGCGCCGGGCCAGCCGCGGATCAGGAACTCGGCGTGGTCCGATCGCATGAGGTCGGGCGGGGGCACGACGAAGAAATCGATCGCCAGCACGCCGGCTTCGGGTTCGGCCTCTAGCATCGCGGCCGCCAGGGCCTGCGTGAACGGCTGGTGACGCCTGACCCCGAGGATCGCGAGAAAGTCGCCGCGATCCGGCGGCCGGAACCCCTCCATCGGTGGCAGCGGCGACCGCTGGCTCCCGGGCTCGTCGCTGTAGTAGCCAAGCATCTCGAGCGAGATCGCGCCGTAGATCGAGAGCTCTCCGCGGTCGACCGCGGGCTCGAGGTGCTCGACCACGTGCTCGCGCGCGCCGATGAGCCCGGTCTCTTCGAGGGTCGTGAACAGCAGCCGGATGCTCCGCTGCCGGGGACGATCATGCAGCAGCCGCGCGGCCTCGAGCAGCGCGACGACGCCCGTCCCGTTGTCGTCGGCTCCGGGGCTGCCGAAGTACGCGTCCGTGTGCGCCATGACCACGAGCCACTCGGACGCAAGCTCGCCCTCACCCGGTAGATCAACCCAGATGTTCCGCGGCGTCGGTGCCTCCTCGGGGGTGATCTGCGCCAGACGCTCCGGCAAGGTCACTTCCTGGGTCTGGGGCTCGAGGCCCATCGCCCGGAGCTTGCCGAGCACGAGTTCCTCGGTGTCGCGCAGGCCCTGTGCGTCCTCGGGCGTGCGATAGCCGGCCCGCTGGGTGGGCAGCTCGGCGAGCAGCGCCATCACCGCGTCCGCGGCCACCTCGTGCCAGCGAGCCTCGGCGGGCTGGGCCTGTTGGCCATCCTGGGCCCGAAGCGGCTCCGCGAGCATCAGGACGCCCAAGAGCGTGGTCGTGGCGATGGAGAGCTTCCGAATCATGGCGTGAGCTCCTGCGGATCTTCGGACCTTGGTGGCGAAGAAAGTGTGCAATCTCGGGTCGATGCGGGTGGAACGGGCCGAAGCCCGCGCCCGGCCATCGTAGAATCGGCCGATTCACGGAGGTTTCGATGACCAGACTTGGCTCGGCGGTGTTCCTGCTCGGTTCACTCTCGCTCGCGGCGCCCGCGTCGGCGCAGCTGCGTGTCACGACGTGGAACCTGACCAACTTCAACGGCTCCGACGCCGGCCGCAACGACGACCTGCGCACCGCCCTGTTCGATGAGTTCGAAGGCCGCTCACTCCGGCCCGACGTCTTGGTCTTCCAAGAGATCACCGGCGCCTCGGCGGCCAGTCGCCTTCCGGGAATCTTGAACGCTGACCCGCGTGGTGGGCAGGATTGGGCCCTGGCCACGTTCATCGACGGCCCGACGACCGACAGCGCGCTGGCGTACCGCACGTCCCGCGTCTCGGTGCGCGACGTCGTCGTGGCCTCGCTCGGCGGTGGGCCGCCGCGCCCGCCGCGTAACACCATGCGCTACGACCTTGCGCTCGTCGGCTACGACGCTCCGGTCCTGAGCGTCTACAGCACGCACATGAAGGCCGGCACATCAGGCACCGACCGCGACCGCCGCGAGGTCGAAGCGCAGGCCATCCGTGCCGACGCCGAGGACCTACCCGAGGGCACCCACGTCATGCTGCTGGGCGACCTCAACATCCGTAGTTCGAACGAGGACGCCTACGAATCCTTGATCGAGAGCCGCCCGGACAACAACGGCCGCTTCTTCGACCCCATCGCCAGCCCGGGCTCTTGGAACGACAGTTCGCTGTTCCGCTTCATCCACACGCAGGACCCCGTCTCGCAGATGGACGATCGCTTCGACTTCATCATGGTCAACGACGACCTGTTCGATGGCGACGGCCTCGAGTACGTCGGCGACGTCACTCGGGCGTTCAGCCGCACGACGTTCGACGATCCAAACCACAGCTACCGAACGTGGGGCAACGACGGTACGTCCTTCAACGACCCCATCAGCCTGAGCAACGACATGGTGGGCCCGACCATCGCCCGCGCCCTGCGCGATGCGCCCGGTGGATCGCTCGGCCATCTACCGGTGTTCGTCGACCTGCTCGTTCCGGCCAAGATCGGGACGCTCGCCTCGCTCAACTTTGGTGAGGTCGACGTGGGCGAGGAGGTCACGCTCGACCTGCCCGTTGGCAACCTCGGCAGCGTCGCGTTGTGGACTGCAGACGGCATCCAGCCGCTGCGATTCACGGTTATCGCGCCGCCGCCGTTTGACACGCCGCTGGACCTGTTCGAAGTCCCCGCTGGCTCGCCTACCGAGTTCGTGCCCATCACGCTGCGCGCGACCTCGCCGGGCGACCTGGACACCGAATTACGCATCCTGAGCAACGACCCCGATCGGCCCGAGGCCGTCGTCCGCCTGACCGCGACGGTCGTGGGGGGCGCCTGCCGTGCCGACTTCGATGGGAACGGCCGCCTGGACATCTTCGACTTCCTCGCCTTCCAGAACGCGTTCGCTTCCGGCGACCTTGCGGCTGATTTCGACGGCGATGGGGCGTTGACGTTGTTCGACTTCCTGGCGTTCCAGAACGAATTCGGAGCGGGGTGCTAGCGTTCGAAGCCGCGTAGCTCGAAGGGGGTCTGAGTTATGAAGGTACTGACGCTGTTTGCAGTGGCGGGCCTGTGTGCTGCGGCAGTCGCCCAAGATGCGGAACTCGTCCGCCGTGCGGTGCTCGAAACGCACAACATTCCTCACGGCGACCTTCCCCGCCAGCGGCAGATCCATTCAGCGACCATCACAGAGGCTAACGACGGCACGCTGCTGGCAGCATGGTTCGGCGGCAGCCGCGAGGGCCGGGCAGACGTGGATATCTGGGTCGCCCGCAAGCCGATCGATGGCCCGTGGGCGGCGCCCACCGTTGCCGACGATGGTGTGTGCACCATCACTG
This Phycisphaerales bacterium DNA region includes the following protein-coding sequences:
- a CDS encoding GC-type dockerin domain-anchored protein → MTRLGSAVFLLGSLSLAAPASAQLRVTTWNLTNFNGSDAGRNDDLRTALFDEFEGRSLRPDVLVFQEITGASAASRLPGILNADPRGGQDWALATFIDGPTTDSALAYRTSRVSVRDVVVASLGGGPPRPPRNTMRYDLALVGYDAPVLSVYSTHMKAGTSGTDRDRREVEAQAIRADAEDLPEGTHVMLLGDLNIRSSNEDAYESLIESRPDNNGRFFDPIASPGSWNDSSLFRFIHTQDPVSQMDDRFDFIMVNDDLFDGDGLEYVGDVTRAFSRTTFDDPNHSYRTWGNDGTSFNDPISLSNDMVGPTIARALRDAPGGSLGHLPVFVDLLVPAKIGTLASLNFGEVDVGEEVTLDLPVGNLGSVALWTADGIQPLRFTVIAPPPFDTPLDLFEVPAGSPTEFVPITLRATSPGDLDTELRILSNDPDRPEAVVRLTATVVGGACRADFDGNGRLDIFDFLAFQNAFASGDLAADFDGDGALTLFDFLAFQNEFGAGC
- a CDS encoding M20/M25/M40 family metallo-hydrolase, which gives rise to MIRKLSIATTTLLGVLMLAEPLRAQDGQQAQPAEARWHEVAADAVMALLAELPTQRAGYRTPEDAQGLRDTEELVLGKLRAMGLEPQTQEVTLPERLAQITPEEAPTPRNIWVDLPGEGELASEWLVVMAHTDAYFGSPGADDNGTGVVALLEAARLLHDRPRQRSIRLLFTTLEETGLIGAREHVVEHLEPAVDRGELSIYGAISLEMLGYYSDEPGSQRSPLPPMEGFRPPDRGDFLAILGVRRHQPFTQALAAAMLEAEPEAGVLAIDFFVVPPPDLMRSDHAEFLIRGWPGAMLTDTANFRNPNYHTANDTLETIDRDRFARAVSQVISAIDSLADPPAAEEAESTKKHDAETP